The Corynebacterium tuberculostearicum genome window below encodes:
- a CDS encoding PH domain-containing protein, translating to MNEAQAPKNPQHSHQLSDAEVLAYTSADPFAQTTSKPWEFTATSPFLRKVAIAWVILVMAIHIFMGITLDVSFTGAHVTTIDKFAFPGVGVLISVLSWIALNRPRLRANEDGVEVRNIVGTRFYPWQVVYGLSFPVGQRMARLELPEFEFVPVWALQSGDKDTVIDNVRRFRDVEAKYMPQD from the coding sequence ATGAACGAGGCGCAGGCCCCAAAGAATCCGCAGCACAGCCACCAGCTTAGCGACGCCGAAGTATTGGCCTATACCAGCGCCGATCCCTTCGCCCAGACCACGTCTAAGCCATGGGAGTTTACGGCCACCTCGCCTTTCTTGCGCAAGGTCGCTATCGCCTGGGTGATCCTCGTTATGGCCATCCATATCTTCATGGGAATCACCTTGGATGTGTCTTTTACCGGTGCGCACGTGACTACCATCGACAAATTCGCCTTCCCTGGCGTAGGTGTTCTCATTTCCGTTCTGTCCTGGATCGCTCTTAACCGTCCACGCCTGCGCGCCAATGAGGATGGGGTAGAGGTCCGCAATATCGTGGGCACGCGCTTTTATCCGTGGCAGGTGGTCTACGGACTTTCCTTCCCCGTAGGCCAGCGTATGGCACGCCTTGAGCTGCCCGAATTCGAATTCGTCCCCGTCTGGGCGTTGCAATCTGGCGATAAGGACACCGTCATCGACAACGTCCGCCGCTTCCGCGACGTGGAAGCCAAGTACATGCCTCAGGATTAA
- the ribH gene encoding 6,7-dimethyl-8-ribityllumazine synthase, whose protein sequence is MSKEGLPDIAQVDGSGLRVAVVTATWNAEICDQLHAQAVQTATDNGAEVDEYRVVGALELGVVVQAAARAYDAVVALGCVIRGGTPHFDYVCDSVTQALTRISLDESTPVANGVLTVNDQQQAIDRAGFADSVENKGAEAMIAALDTALQLRTLNAAQK, encoded by the coding sequence ATGAGTAAAGAAGGCCTGCCTGATATTGCCCAGGTAGATGGCAGTGGACTGCGCGTTGCCGTGGTTACTGCTACGTGGAACGCAGAAATCTGCGACCAGCTCCATGCCCAGGCGGTGCAGACTGCAACCGATAATGGGGCCGAGGTTGACGAATACCGAGTGGTAGGTGCGCTGGAACTTGGCGTTGTGGTCCAAGCAGCAGCCCGTGCCTACGATGCCGTGGTGGCGCTAGGCTGCGTTATCCGTGGCGGCACCCCGCACTTTGATTACGTATGCGACTCTGTCACCCAGGCGCTGACTCGCATCTCGCTCGATGAATCCACCCCGGTTGCTAACGGTGTGCTGACAGTCAACGACCAGCAGCAAGCCATCGACCGTGCCGGTTTTGCAGATTCGGTAGAAAACAAGGGTGCCGAAGCTATGATTGCGGCTTTAGATACCGCGCTGCAGTTGCGTACACTAAACGCAGCACAGAAGTAA
- a CDS encoding bifunctional 3,4-dihydroxy-2-butanone-4-phosphate synthase/GTP cyclohydrolase II: MSASDNSIRLDSIDQAIADIAAGKPVVVIDDEDRENEGDLIFAAELATPELVAFMVRYSSGYICAPLLPEDCTRLNLPPMLAVNQDVRGTAYTVTVDAATGSTGISATSRAETIRRLADPATTPGEFTRPGHVVPLCARPSGVLERDGHTEASIDLARLAGLRPAGVLCEIVSEDDPTDMARSPELRRFADTHGLSMISIAQLIEWRRHNETQVTRQVTTELPTEYGHFTAIGYRHEVDGQEHVALVAGDPAQLRGARDVMVRVHSECLTGDAFSSRRCDCGPQLHESMRLISQEGRGVVIYLRGQEGRGIGLLHKLEAYRLQDSGMDTVDANLEQGLPEDAREYSVAGQILRDLGIESANLLTNNPHKGEGLSGFGVDASHHTPLATPAHADNIEYLRTKRDRMGHDLPQVAQWDAEHK, from the coding sequence ATGAGCGCGAGTGATAATTCCATCCGTCTAGATTCCATCGACCAGGCCATCGCGGATATCGCCGCTGGTAAGCCGGTTGTTGTCATCGATGATGAGGATCGCGAAAATGAAGGCGATCTGATTTTCGCCGCGGAGCTAGCCACCCCGGAACTCGTGGCCTTCATGGTGCGCTATTCCTCTGGATATATCTGCGCCCCCTTATTACCAGAAGATTGCACCCGCCTGAACCTACCCCCAATGCTGGCGGTCAACCAGGATGTACGTGGCACCGCCTATACGGTGACCGTGGACGCAGCAACGGGCAGTACCGGTATTTCTGCAACCTCGCGCGCAGAAACCATCCGCCGCCTGGCAGACCCCGCGACCACTCCAGGAGAGTTCACCCGCCCAGGTCACGTCGTGCCGCTGTGTGCCCGCCCAAGCGGCGTTCTGGAGCGGGACGGACATACTGAGGCCTCCATTGATCTGGCCCGCTTGGCGGGCCTGCGCCCGGCCGGTGTGCTGTGCGAGATCGTCTCTGAGGATGACCCCACGGATATGGCGCGCTCGCCAGAGTTGCGTCGCTTTGCCGATACGCATGGGCTCTCCATGATCTCTATCGCGCAGCTCATCGAGTGGCGCCGCCATAATGAAACCCAAGTCACCCGCCAGGTAACCACTGAGCTGCCCACCGAATACGGTCACTTCACTGCTATTGGTTACCGCCATGAGGTAGACGGGCAGGAGCACGTTGCGTTGGTTGCAGGGGATCCCGCCCAACTGCGCGGCGCACGCGACGTCATGGTGCGCGTCCATTCCGAATGCCTAACCGGTGATGCCTTTAGCTCACGGCGCTGCGATTGCGGGCCCCAACTCCATGAGTCCATGCGCCTTATCAGCCAGGAAGGCCGCGGCGTGGTCATCTACCTACGCGGTCAAGAGGGCCGTGGCATCGGACTTCTGCATAAGTTGGAGGCCTACCGCCTGCAGGATTCGGGCATGGACACCGTCGATGCCAACCTAGAGCAGGGACTGCCCGAGGACGCCCGGGAGTATTCCGTGGCCGGGCAGATCCTTCGCGATCTCGGCATCGAATCCGCAAACCTTTTGACCAATAATCCGCATAAGGGCGAAGGTCTGAGCGGCTTTGGTGTGGATGCCAGCCACCACACGCCGCTGGCCACCCCAGCACACGCGGATAATATTGAATACTTGCGTACTAAGCGCGACCGCATGGGACACGACCTTCCGCAGGTTGCCCAGTGGGACGCCGAACATAAATAA
- a CDS encoding riboflavin synthase: MFTGLVQELGTVEAMEPHADALRLSIRAPRTVAEAALGDSIAINGVCLTVADLSADTFCADVMQESLDRTALGRLAEGDPVNVEPALLPTTRLGGHIMQGHVDGTATLQSRTSSENWDVLRFSLPSELARYVVEKGSIAVSGTSLTVSAVGPDWFEVSLIPTTLRDTIHGALPVGGEVNLEVDVLAKYVEKMLHPEA; this comes from the coding sequence GTGTTTACTGGGCTAGTACAAGAGTTGGGCACCGTGGAGGCAATGGAACCGCATGCAGACGCGCTGCGTTTGAGCATTCGTGCCCCGCGTACCGTTGCGGAGGCCGCACTGGGTGATTCCATTGCCATTAACGGCGTATGCCTTACCGTGGCGGATCTGTCGGCCGATACTTTTTGTGCGGATGTGATGCAGGAGTCCCTTGACCGCACCGCCCTGGGGCGCCTTGCCGAGGGCGATCCGGTCAATGTAGAGCCGGCGCTGCTTCCCACCACCCGGCTGGGTGGGCACATCATGCAAGGCCACGTGGACGGCACCGCTACGCTGCAGAGCCGAACTAGCTCCGAGAACTGGGATGTGCTGCGGTTTAGCTTGCCGTCCGAGCTTGCCCGGTACGTCGTGGAAAAGGGGTCCATTGCCGTGAGCGGCACCTCGCTGACCGTGAGCGCCGTGGGCCCAGACTGGTTCGAGGTATCCCTTATCCCCACCACACTGCGCGATACCATCCACGGCGCCTTGCCGGTGGGAGGAGAGGTAAACCTCGAGGTGGATGTGCTGGCCAAGTATGTAGAAAAGATGCTTCACCCCGAAGCTTAA